Proteins from a genomic interval of Candidatus Dormiibacterota bacterium:
- a CDS encoding 1-acyl-sn-glycerol-3-phosphate acyltransferase translates to MEPPAQPPANLLPVQRKATLAYRAIRLWAVPLLHVLFRIKVEYRERIPTDRPYVLIANHLNWLDSFAILATFPAEPRIHFLGDTTMLVTRKVQWALVKSVGGYIPVNRQARPDLVLFEHANRCLERGGVVAIYPEGHYGPTEGQIMPFKKGFAHFAVENHVPVVPVALSGTQDLWLRKTIRMIIGSPIESAGQTVESMVALAEARMRELLPPYQDPGGTKLLRHRLTHLF, encoded by the coding sequence ATGGAGCCACCCGCCCAGCCGCCAGCCAACCTTCTTCCGGTGCAGCGGAAGGCCACCCTCGCATATCGTGCGATCCGACTCTGGGCCGTGCCGCTGCTGCACGTGCTGTTTCGCATCAAGGTCGAGTACCGCGAACGGATTCCGACCGACCGGCCCTACGTACTGATCGCGAACCACCTCAACTGGCTGGATTCGTTTGCCATCCTCGCGACCTTCCCCGCCGAGCCCCGAATCCATTTCCTCGGCGACACCACCATGCTCGTGACGCGCAAGGTCCAGTGGGCACTGGTCAAAAGCGTCGGCGGCTACATCCCGGTCAATCGCCAGGCCCGGCCGGATCTGGTGCTCTTCGAGCACGCCAACCGCTGCCTGGAGCGGGGTGGCGTGGTCGCCATCTACCCCGAGGGCCACTACGGGCCGACCGAGGGCCAGATCATGCCATTCAAGAAGGGCTTCGCGCACTTCGCGGTCGAGAACCACGTGCCCGTCGTGCCGGTGGCGCTTTCCGGCACGCAGGATCTCTGGTTACGCAAGACCATCCGGATGATCATCGGATCCCCGATCGAGAGCGCCGGACAGACCGTCGAGTCGATGGTCGCCCTGGCGGAAGCCCGCATGCGCGAGTTGCTGCCGCCCTACCAGGACCCCGGCGGCACCAAGCTCCTCAGGCACCGCCTGACGCACCTTTTCTGA